From one Perca flavescens isolate YP-PL-M2 chromosome 4, PFLA_1.0, whole genome shotgun sequence genomic stretch:
- the erbb3a gene encoding receptor tyrosine-protein kinase erbB-3a encodes MKEMYTGCEIVMGNLEITMMEHTRDFSFLQSIREVTGYILLAVNEFSRLPLDSLRVIRGTTLYEDQYALAVMLNYQKDGQHGLQELGLTHLTEILEGGVKIIQNKYLSYAPQVNWQDIVKDGTTHIMFEGNGHEKPCNEACGDLPCWGPGNDACQILTKTVCAPQCNSRCFGRNPSDCCHSECAGGCSGALDTDCFACRNFNNSGACVPLCPQTIIYNKHTFKMEPNPNAKYQYGSICVAQCPTNFVVDGSSCVSNCPSDKMEVEKNGVKSCEHCGGLCPKACHGTGSPTRQTVDALNIDSFINCTKITGSLHFLVTGIKGDEYNNVPALDPEKLKVFNTVREITDILSIQSWPKNMSDLSVFSNLQTIQGRTLHKGYSLLVMKIPSLTTLGLRSLQKINDGGVYITGNKKLCYYDTVNWTRIMTSSSRQQRRQKNIDLKENRPVNQCVIEGHVCDPLCSSDGCWGPRPNQCLSCKKYSRGGTCVPDCMFLTGERREFATQSGECMQCHAECKVQEGKQTCTGPGADQCVACARFQDGPHCVSSCPEGVMGGDEVIFKYSNKQGSCETCHINCTQGCYGPGIGDCVGSSRYISGQATTAIVLGVIVVLFASFSVFALTILYRRGLAIRRKRAMRRYMESGENFEPLDPGEKGSKVHARILKPTELRKIKLLGNGAFGSVHKGIWIPEGDTVKLPVAIKTIHDRSGRQTFYDLTEHMMTIGSMDHINVVRTLGICPGNSLQLVTQLSSQGSLLEHVRNSKNKLSPQRLLNWCVQIAKGMYYLEENRMIHRNLAARNVLLKNNYTAQISDYGIADLLYPDDKKCFYNEVKTQIKWMALESIMFRRHTHQSDVWSYGVTVWEMMSYGAEPYTTMRPQDVPDLLEKGERLSQPQICTIDVYMVMVKCWMIDENVRPTFKELANEFTRMARDPPRYLVIKEDCSQQDSAPDELAQRSADLDDLADLDIELMDKEEEEVVDGMTPAPHYLSQPRSFSRLSRMDTHRVVITSSNLAGYLPMTPGVDNPGQAMWQSRSRLNSARTVSESSEGCGTAVELEMSEDFSLTGSLKRRRQREDSAYMSQRDSLSGGPPETPSPDMEEEDQNGYVLPGDSPERDTLLSSRAAPGRVGKSHLSGLLIDPDEEEYEYMNKQTCLTAVSPRHSSHWPKQNNKRTSSVSSAVTACSGDTTSSVEVRGGHTRSNYYSDSEQQESNEVEYEYMDIRGGKDECPPVPDPPPTPTPARMGREVEEEEEEEQEEEEEEEEEEYVDDSNYHYTNRQPKLRQALRDRKELKIEGGDEGEAYEYEDMDSFAALRPGDAVVYHNLQREGAVGGTEAHRSGFEPYVKVRAGVGEPAAGDRAFDNPDYWHSRMYLKPKAVPT; translated from the exons AGATACTGGAAGGAGGAGTCAAGATCATCCAGAATAAGTACCTGAGCTACGCCCCGCAGGTGAACTGGCAGGACATAGTGAAGGATGGAACAACTCATATTATGTTCGAAGGCAATGGGCATGAAA AGCCTTGTAACGAAGCATGTGGAGACCTTCCATGTTGGGGTCCAGGAAATGACGCTTGCCAGATCC TGACAAAGACTGTGTGCGCCCCTCAGTGTAACAGCCGATGCTTTGGTAGAAACCCGAGCGACTGTTGTCACAGTGAGTGTGCCGGAGGCTGCTCTGGAGCCCTGGATACAGACTGCTTT GCTTGCAGGAACTTCAACAACTCCGGTGcctgtgtgcctctgtgtcCCCAGACCATCATCTACAACAAGCACACATTCAAAATGGAGCCCAACCCCAATGCCAAGTACCAGTATGGCTCCATCTGTGTGGCCCAGTGCCCCA ctaacTTTGTGGTGGATGGCAGCTCATGTGTGAGCAATTGCCCGTCTGATAAAATGGAGGTGGAGAAAAACGGAGTGAAAAGTTGTGAACACTGTGGAGGCCTCTGTCCTAAAG CTTGCCATGGCACAGGAAGTCCAACCAGACAGACTGTAGATGCTCTTAACATTGACAGTTTCATAAACTGCACTAAGATCACGGGCAGTCTGCACTTCCTGGTGACTGGGATTAAAGG TGATGAGTACAACAATGTACCAGCCCTCGATCCAGAGAAACTGAAAGTATTCAACACTGTGAGGGAGATTACAG ATATCCTCAGTATACAGTCGTGGCCTAAAAACATGTCTGACCTGTCAGTCTTCTCCAACCTCCAAACAATTCAGGGCAGAACACTTCACAA GGGCTACTCTCTTCTGGTGATGAAGATCCCCTCTTTGACCACTCTGGGGTTACGCTCGCTGCAAAAAATAAACGACGGCGGCGTCTACATCACAGGAAACAAGAAGCTTTGCTACTATGACACTGTTAACTGGACACGTATCATGACCAGCAGCTCTCGCCAGCAGCGACGCCAGAAGAACATCGACCTCAAGGAGAACAGACCAGTAAATCAGTGTG TTATTGAGGGCCATGTATGTGACCCCCTGTGTTCTTCTGATGGCTGCTGGGGCCCGAGGCCAAACCAGTGTCTGTCTTGTAAGAAATACAGCAGGGGAGGTACGTGCGTGCCAGACTGCATGTTCTTAACTGG GGAGAGGCGGGAGTTTGCTACTCAATCAGGAGAGTGTATGCAATGCCACGCTGAGTGTAAGGTCCAGGAGGGGAAGCAGACCTGTACAGGCCCG GGAGCAGATCAGTGTGTAGCATGTGCCAGGTTTCAGGACGGTCCACACTGTGTCTCCTCGTGTCCTGAGGGCGTAATGGGAGGGGACGAGGTCATCTTTAAATACTCCAACAAGCAAGGCAGTTGTGAAACATGCCACATCAACTGCACCCAAGG gTGCTATGGCCCAGGAATTGGAGACTGTGTGGGATCATCTCGGTACATTTCTGG ACAAGCGACCACAGCCATCGTACTGGGAGTGATTGTCGTCCTCTTCGCTTCATTCTCTGTTTTTGCGCTGACTATTCTGTACCGCCGAGGCCTCGCCATCCGTCGCAAGCGAGCCATGAGGAGATACATGGAGAGTGGAGAG AATTTTGAGCCTCTGGATCCTGGAGAGAAAGGGTCTAAAGTCCACGCTCGGATCTTAAAGCCCACAGAGCTGCGTAAGATCAAGCTGCTGGGTAATGGAGCGTTTGGATCAGTCCATAAG GGCATTTGGATCCCTGAGGGCGATACAGTGAAGCTTCCTGTGGCCATAAAGACTATTCATGATCGCTCCGGACGGCAGACCTTCTATGACCTGACAGAA CACATGATGACCATTGGAAGCATGGACCACATTAACGTTGTCAGGACCCTGGGTATCTGTCCCGGTAACAGCCTGCAGCTCGTCACCCAGCTCAGCAGTCAGGGCTCCCTGCTGGAGCATGTCAGgaacagcaaaaacaaactgagccCGCAAAGGCTGCTCAACTGGTGTGTTCAAATTGCAAAG GGTATGTATTACCTGGAGGAGAACAGAATGATCCACAGGAACCTCGCTGCGAGAAATGTGCTCCTGAAGAATAATTACACCGCCCAGATCTCAGACTATGGCATTGCAGACCTACTTTACCCTGATGACAAGAAGTGCTTTTACAATGAGGTCAAG ACACAAATCAAATGGATGGCCTTAGAGAGCATCATGTttcgcagacacacacatcagagcGATGTCTGGAGTTACG GTGTGACGGTATGGGAGATGATGTCCTATGGGGCAGAGCCGTATACTACGATGCGTCCACAGGACGTTCCTGATCTGCTGGAAAAGGGCGAGCGTCTGTCCCAGCCTCAAATTTGCACCATTGATGTCTACATGGTCATGGTTAAGT GTTGGATGATTGATGAGAATGTCCGCCCAACATTCAAAGAGCTGGCGAATGAATTTACCAGAATGGCCAGAGACCCGCCTCGCTACCTGGTGATCAAA GAGGACTGCAGCCAACAGGACTCAGCCCCAGATGAACTGGCCCAGCGGAGTGCAGACCTGGATGACCTGGCTGATCTAGACATTGAGCTGAtggacaaggaggaggaggaggtggtagATGGTATGACTCCAGCCCCCCACTACTTGTCTCAGCCCAGAAGCTTTAGTCGCCTCTCCAGGATGGACACGCACAGA GTGGTTATTACTTCATCAAACCTGGCTGGATACCTGCCTATGACCCCAGGTGTTGACAACCCAGGACAG GCCATGTGGCAGTCGCGCTCTCGACTAAACTCGGCCCGCACTGTGTCTGAGAGCTCGGAGGGCTGCGGCACAGCAGTGGAGCTGGAGATGAGTGAGGACTTTTCCCTGACAGGGAGCCTGAAGAGACGACGTCAACGTGAGGACAGCGCTTACATGTCACAGAGGGACAGCTTGTCCGGCGGACCACCAGAGACTCCATCACCAGATATGGAGGAAGAGGACCAGAATGGATATGTGCTTCCTGGAGACAGCCCAGAGAGAG ataCCCTACTTTCCTCTCGAGCCGCTCCTGGCAGGGTGGGCAAGTCTCATTTGTCGGGCCTCCTCATTGACCCAGATGAGGAAGAATATGAGTACATGAACAAGCAGACATGTCTGACAGCTGTCTCGCCCAGGCACAGCAGCCACTGGCCGAAGCAGAACAATAAGCGCACCTCCTCTGTATCGTCAGCAGTGACAGCATGCTCTGGTGACACCACATCATCTGTGGAGGTCCGGGGAGGTCACACAAGGAGCAATTACTACTCTGATTCAGAGCAGCAGGAATCTAATGAAGTTGAATATGAATACATGGACATCAGGGGTGGGAAAGATGAATGCCCTCCAGTGCCTGACCCTCCTCCGACTCCTACACCAGCGAGGATGGgcagagaggtggaggaggaggaggaggaggagcaggaggaggaagaagaggaagaagaggaggaataTGTGGACGACAGTAACTACCATTACACAAACAGACAGCCGAAGCTGCGTCAAGCTCTTCGAGACAGGAAGGAGCTGAAGATAGAAGGAGGGGACGAAGGTGAGGCGTATGAGTATGAGGACATGGACTCCTTTGCTGCCCTGCGGCCTGGAGATGCTGTGGTGTACCACAACCTGCAGAGGGAGGGGGCAGTAGGGGGCACAGAGGCACATCGATCTGGCTTTGAGCCCTATGTAAAAGTGCGAGCTGGAGTCGGGGAACCTGCAGCTGGCGACAGAGCTTTTGACAATCCAGACTACTGGCACAGCAGGATGTATCTGAAGCCCAAAGCAGTGCCTACATGA